The Coffea arabica cultivar ET-39 chromosome 1e, Coffea Arabica ET-39 HiFi, whole genome shotgun sequence genome has a window encoding:
- the LOC113695402 gene encoding uncharacterized protein isoform X1 produces the protein MVDAVKVEDTFPGGDCEMGLARNPTTRSGEFLEGMLNDYVGGKQQAKLRVQKSTASARLVTVLTCLQFAFAVYATFLLYYMSPTIDLGAPKPDFSWATKIAHQWKQYIIQPQPLVVSHYQQEANSLIRADLLPPVSPTEVCEHEKIDFVQKKSNDSIMIKFKRELYQEVLDFQSKSFGTETLPQLMKMKSKWDLRGPNKPKVTVILNHFKRKTLCAQLDSLLQQTLPFHHVWVLSFGSPNELSLRRIVESYNNSRISFISSSYDFKYYGRFQMALQTEADLVYILDDDMIPGRKMLQILSHVAGTEKYKNSVLGSIGRILPFRQKDFSFPSYRKFRSKEAGLYLPDPAYDITVDKIVQVDFLSSSWFLSAELVKTLFIETPFTFMTGEDLHLSYQLQKYRNAGSFVLPVDPRDKETWGDSEHRLAYVSETTVIFKDIVRVRDDQWWKALSTGYVTQWAAMYPQKIDAMFYAHSIQEVKTLAPLLEKFRSTFGKKAYIAVSGGNFCPCEDAATALGWPKAVCKERRFKIFDLGIGSLSGISNSEVPIVQAVYASMKGLVKIHNPSVVITVDDVDSSVRKALKMAVETNQNGSTLVLLPKSSVPKVLWMADLRSTALPNWNKMRISVNIITQNRAKSLARLLKSLSNAYYLGDEVPITFNMDSKVDESTLKLVNSFNWPHGPKIFRRRIIQGGLIRAVSESWYPASDDDYGLLLEDDIEVSPYYFLWIKYALLAYHYDPQISLPELSSISLYTPRLVEVVKERPKWNASEFFKHIHPYTPYLHQLPCSWGAVFFPKHWREFYVYMNMRFTGDAKQNPVQIPKSRTNGWQASWKKFLIDMMYLRGYVSLYPNFPNQASFSTNHMEPGAHISAKDNVVRHDKTDFEVPLLKEDFRNFLPNGKLPPASKLPSINLFNQAVSLKGLKAAGAKLRQDVLSCNPTEVVAVNHETGLPSHCARF, from the exons ATGGTTGATGCAGTGAAG GTGGAGGATACATTTCCAGGTGGTGATTGCGAGATGGGCTTGGCTAGGAATCCCACAACGAGAAGTGGGGAATTTTTGGAAGGAATGTTGAATGATTATGTGGGGGGAAAGCAGCAGGCTAAATTGAGAGTACAAAAGAGTACTGCCTCAGCTAGGCTTGTAACTGTTCTCACTTGTTTACAATTTGCCTTTGCAGTTTACGCAACATTTCTTCTGTATTACATGAGTCCAACCATAGACTTAGGAGCACCAAAACCAGATTTTTCGTGGGCTACAAAAATAGCACATCAATGGAAACAGTACATAATTCAACCGCAACCACTTGTTGTTAGCCATTACCAGCAAGAAGCCAATTCCCTAATCAGAGCCGACTTACTCCCACCGGTTAGTCCAACCGAAGTTTGTGAGCACGAAAAAATCGATTTTGTACAGAAAAAATCTAATGATTCGATCATGATCAAGTTCAAAAGAGAACTTTATCAAGAAGTGTTAGATTTCCAGAGCAAATCGTTCGGCACCGAAACTCTCCCTCAGCTAATGAAAATGAAATCGAAGTGGGATTTGCGCGGTCCAAACAAGCCAAAAGTTACTGTGATATTAAACCATTTCAAGAGGAAAACTCTCTGCGCGCAGCTGGATTCTTTGCTTCAACAGACTCTTCCTTTCCATCATGTTTGGGTGCTTTCATTCGGGAGCCCGAATGAGCTCTCCCTGAGAAGGATTGTGGAGAGTTATAATAATTCCAGAATAAGCTTCATCAGCTCAAGCTATGATTTCAAGTATTATGGTAGATTCCAGATGGCCTTGCAAACTGAGGCCGATCTTGTATATATTCTTGATGATGATATGATTCCAGGCAGGAAAATGTTGCAAATTTTGTCACATGTGGCGGGGACTGAAAAGTACAAGAATTCGGTTTTGGGAAGCATCGGAAGGATTTTGCCTTTTAGGCAGAAGGATTTTTCTTTCCCTAGCTACAGAAAGTTTCGGTCCAAGGAGGCAGGGCTTTATTTGCCTGACCCTGCCTATGATATCACTGTTGACAAGATTGTTcaggttgattttctttccagTTCTTGGTTTCTATCTGCAGAACTTGTCAAAACGCTCTTCATTGAGACCCCCTTCACTTTCATGACTGGAGAAGATTTGCACTTGAG TTATCAGCTTCAAAAGTACAGAAATGCGGGCTCATTTGTGCTGCCGGTTGATCCCAGGGATAAAGAAACATGGGGTGATAGTGAACACAGGCTTGCTTATGTCTCAGAAACCACTGttattttcaaggacattgttCGAGTGCGAGATGATCAATGGTGGAAAGCCCTTTCCACTGGCTACGTGACACAATGGGCCGCAATGTATCCTCAGAAAATAGATGCAATGTTCTATGCTCATTCAATTCAAGAAGTTAAAACACTTGCCCCTCTTCTTGAAAAGTTCAGGTCCACTTTTGGCAAAAAAGCCTATATTGCTGTTTCAGGAGGCAACTTCTGCCCTTGTGAAGATGCTGCTACCGCATTGGGCTGGCCTAAGGCTGTGTGTAAAGAGAGgagattcaagatttttgacCTGGGAATTGGTTCTTTATCAGGGATATCTAATTCGGAGGTGCCAATTGTGCAAGCAGTTTATGCTAGCATGAAAGGATTGGTCAAAATTCATAACCCAAGTGTGGTGATTACAGTGGATGATGTTGATTCGAGTGTGAGGAAGGCTCTGAAAATGGCTGTTGAGACTAATCAAAATGGTTCCACATTGGTTCTTCTGCCCAAATCTTCTGTGCCTAAAGTTCTGTGGATGGCTGATCTTCGATCCACTGCACTACCAA ATTGGAACAAGATGAGGATCTCAGTGAACATAATTACCCAAAACCGAGCAAAATCACTGGCAAGACTTCTCAAATCTCTCAGCAACGCCTACTATCTAGGTGACGAAGTTCCCATCACCTTCAACATGGACAGCAAAGTAGACGAATCAACTCTAAAGCTAGTAAACTCTTTCAATTGGCCACACGGCCCCAAAATCTTTCGCAGAAGAATCATCCAAGGAGGCCTAATTCGCGCCGTCAGCGAAAGTTGGTATCCTGCCTCAGATGATGATTATGGCCTCCTACTGGAAGATGATATAGAAGTCTCCCCATACTACTTTCTCTGGATCAAATATGCTCTCTTGGCTTATCATTATGACCCTCAAATTTCCCTCCCTGAGCTCTCATCAATCTCTCTTTACACTCCAAGATTAGTGGAAGTCGTGAAAGAAAGGCCCAAATGGAATGCAAGTGAGTTCTTCAAGCACATTCATCCATACACGCCTTATCTTCATCAGTTGCCTTGCTCTTGGGGTGCCGTTTTCTTCCCCAAGCATTGGCGTGAATTTTATGTCTACATGAACATGAGATTCACTGGGGATGCTAAGCAAAACCCTGTTCAGATTCCCAAGTCTAGAACAAATGGTTGGCAAGCTTCTTGGAAGAAATTCTTGATTGACATGATGTATCTGCGGGGCTACGTGAGTCTTTATCCGAATTTTCCCAATCAGGCGAGCTTTTCGACGAATCATATGGAACCAGGGGCGCATATAAGTGCAAAAGATAACGTGGTTCGTCATGATAAAACTGATTTTGAGGTGCCATTGTTGAAGGAAGATTTCAGGAATTTTCTTCCTAATGGGAAATTGCCTCCAGCTTCAAAGTTGCCTTCCATTAATCTATTCAATCAGGCAGTTTCTCTCAAGGGTTTGAAGGCAGCAGGAGCTAAGCTGAGGCAAGATGTGCTTAGCTGCAATCCAACAGAAGTAGTAGCTGTCAACCATGAGACAGGGCTACCTTCACATTGTGCAAGATTCTAA
- the LOC113695402 gene encoding uncharacterized protein isoform X2 produces MGLARNPTTRSGEFLEGMLNDYVGGKQQAKLRVQKSTASARLVTVLTCLQFAFAVYATFLLYYMSPTIDLGAPKPDFSWATKIAHQWKQYIIQPQPLVVSHYQQEANSLIRADLLPPVSPTEVCEHEKIDFVQKKSNDSIMIKFKRELYQEVLDFQSKSFGTETLPQLMKMKSKWDLRGPNKPKVTVILNHFKRKTLCAQLDSLLQQTLPFHHVWVLSFGSPNELSLRRIVESYNNSRISFISSSYDFKYYGRFQMALQTEADLVYILDDDMIPGRKMLQILSHVAGTEKYKNSVLGSIGRILPFRQKDFSFPSYRKFRSKEAGLYLPDPAYDITVDKIVQVDFLSSSWFLSAELVKTLFIETPFTFMTGEDLHLSYQLQKYRNAGSFVLPVDPRDKETWGDSEHRLAYVSETTVIFKDIVRVRDDQWWKALSTGYVTQWAAMYPQKIDAMFYAHSIQEVKTLAPLLEKFRSTFGKKAYIAVSGGNFCPCEDAATALGWPKAVCKERRFKIFDLGIGSLSGISNSEVPIVQAVYASMKGLVKIHNPSVVITVDDVDSSVRKALKMAVETNQNGSTLVLLPKSSVPKVLWMADLRSTALPNWNKMRISVNIITQNRAKSLARLLKSLSNAYYLGDEVPITFNMDSKVDESTLKLVNSFNWPHGPKIFRRRIIQGGLIRAVSESWYPASDDDYGLLLEDDIEVSPYYFLWIKYALLAYHYDPQISLPELSSISLYTPRLVEVVKERPKWNASEFFKHIHPYTPYLHQLPCSWGAVFFPKHWREFYVYMNMRFTGDAKQNPVQIPKSRTNGWQASWKKFLIDMMYLRGYVSLYPNFPNQASFSTNHMEPGAHISAKDNVVRHDKTDFEVPLLKEDFRNFLPNGKLPPASKLPSINLFNQAVSLKGLKAAGAKLRQDVLSCNPTEVVAVNHETGLPSHCARF; encoded by the exons ATGGGCTTGGCTAGGAATCCCACAACGAGAAGTGGGGAATTTTTGGAAGGAATGTTGAATGATTATGTGGGGGGAAAGCAGCAGGCTAAATTGAGAGTACAAAAGAGTACTGCCTCAGCTAGGCTTGTAACTGTTCTCACTTGTTTACAATTTGCCTTTGCAGTTTACGCAACATTTCTTCTGTATTACATGAGTCCAACCATAGACTTAGGAGCACCAAAACCAGATTTTTCGTGGGCTACAAAAATAGCACATCAATGGAAACAGTACATAATTCAACCGCAACCACTTGTTGTTAGCCATTACCAGCAAGAAGCCAATTCCCTAATCAGAGCCGACTTACTCCCACCGGTTAGTCCAACCGAAGTTTGTGAGCACGAAAAAATCGATTTTGTACAGAAAAAATCTAATGATTCGATCATGATCAAGTTCAAAAGAGAACTTTATCAAGAAGTGTTAGATTTCCAGAGCAAATCGTTCGGCACCGAAACTCTCCCTCAGCTAATGAAAATGAAATCGAAGTGGGATTTGCGCGGTCCAAACAAGCCAAAAGTTACTGTGATATTAAACCATTTCAAGAGGAAAACTCTCTGCGCGCAGCTGGATTCTTTGCTTCAACAGACTCTTCCTTTCCATCATGTTTGGGTGCTTTCATTCGGGAGCCCGAATGAGCTCTCCCTGAGAAGGATTGTGGAGAGTTATAATAATTCCAGAATAAGCTTCATCAGCTCAAGCTATGATTTCAAGTATTATGGTAGATTCCAGATGGCCTTGCAAACTGAGGCCGATCTTGTATATATTCTTGATGATGATATGATTCCAGGCAGGAAAATGTTGCAAATTTTGTCACATGTGGCGGGGACTGAAAAGTACAAGAATTCGGTTTTGGGAAGCATCGGAAGGATTTTGCCTTTTAGGCAGAAGGATTTTTCTTTCCCTAGCTACAGAAAGTTTCGGTCCAAGGAGGCAGGGCTTTATTTGCCTGACCCTGCCTATGATATCACTGTTGACAAGATTGTTcaggttgattttctttccagTTCTTGGTTTCTATCTGCAGAACTTGTCAAAACGCTCTTCATTGAGACCCCCTTCACTTTCATGACTGGAGAAGATTTGCACTTGAG TTATCAGCTTCAAAAGTACAGAAATGCGGGCTCATTTGTGCTGCCGGTTGATCCCAGGGATAAAGAAACATGGGGTGATAGTGAACACAGGCTTGCTTATGTCTCAGAAACCACTGttattttcaaggacattgttCGAGTGCGAGATGATCAATGGTGGAAAGCCCTTTCCACTGGCTACGTGACACAATGGGCCGCAATGTATCCTCAGAAAATAGATGCAATGTTCTATGCTCATTCAATTCAAGAAGTTAAAACACTTGCCCCTCTTCTTGAAAAGTTCAGGTCCACTTTTGGCAAAAAAGCCTATATTGCTGTTTCAGGAGGCAACTTCTGCCCTTGTGAAGATGCTGCTACCGCATTGGGCTGGCCTAAGGCTGTGTGTAAAGAGAGgagattcaagatttttgacCTGGGAATTGGTTCTTTATCAGGGATATCTAATTCGGAGGTGCCAATTGTGCAAGCAGTTTATGCTAGCATGAAAGGATTGGTCAAAATTCATAACCCAAGTGTGGTGATTACAGTGGATGATGTTGATTCGAGTGTGAGGAAGGCTCTGAAAATGGCTGTTGAGACTAATCAAAATGGTTCCACATTGGTTCTTCTGCCCAAATCTTCTGTGCCTAAAGTTCTGTGGATGGCTGATCTTCGATCCACTGCACTACCAA ATTGGAACAAGATGAGGATCTCAGTGAACATAATTACCCAAAACCGAGCAAAATCACTGGCAAGACTTCTCAAATCTCTCAGCAACGCCTACTATCTAGGTGACGAAGTTCCCATCACCTTCAACATGGACAGCAAAGTAGACGAATCAACTCTAAAGCTAGTAAACTCTTTCAATTGGCCACACGGCCCCAAAATCTTTCGCAGAAGAATCATCCAAGGAGGCCTAATTCGCGCCGTCAGCGAAAGTTGGTATCCTGCCTCAGATGATGATTATGGCCTCCTACTGGAAGATGATATAGAAGTCTCCCCATACTACTTTCTCTGGATCAAATATGCTCTCTTGGCTTATCATTATGACCCTCAAATTTCCCTCCCTGAGCTCTCATCAATCTCTCTTTACACTCCAAGATTAGTGGAAGTCGTGAAAGAAAGGCCCAAATGGAATGCAAGTGAGTTCTTCAAGCACATTCATCCATACACGCCTTATCTTCATCAGTTGCCTTGCTCTTGGGGTGCCGTTTTCTTCCCCAAGCATTGGCGTGAATTTTATGTCTACATGAACATGAGATTCACTGGGGATGCTAAGCAAAACCCTGTTCAGATTCCCAAGTCTAGAACAAATGGTTGGCAAGCTTCTTGGAAGAAATTCTTGATTGACATGATGTATCTGCGGGGCTACGTGAGTCTTTATCCGAATTTTCCCAATCAGGCGAGCTTTTCGACGAATCATATGGAACCAGGGGCGCATATAAGTGCAAAAGATAACGTGGTTCGTCATGATAAAACTGATTTTGAGGTGCCATTGTTGAAGGAAGATTTCAGGAATTTTCTTCCTAATGGGAAATTGCCTCCAGCTTCAAAGTTGCCTTCCATTAATCTATTCAATCAGGCAGTTTCTCTCAAGGGTTTGAAGGCAGCAGGAGCTAAGCTGAGGCAAGATGTGCTTAGCTGCAATCCAACAGAAGTAGTAGCTGTCAACCATGAGACAGGGCTACCTTCACATTGTGCAAGATTCTAA